Below is a window of Culturomica massiliensis DNA.
AGGTCGGGCGGAAGCAGTTATTCTCCGTCGCGTTCCACAGGTACAACACGGTCGTCCGGAACCACCCGCTCCGGTGGTAGCTCTACCCGAACAGGCGGAAGAAGATAAAATGCAAAAACTTCGTTTTATACTAAAAACTGAACCCAATGAAAAAATTATATATTCTTTCGGCACTGTTGACTATGGGAACCATAGCATCGGCCCAAAATTATGAAGAAATCCTGCGTTTCTCCAGATTTACAACCACAGGGACGGCCCGTTCGGCTGCCATGGGAGGTGCATTCGGAGCCTTGGGAGGCGACCTCTCGACTTTAAGTACCAATCCTGCCGGAATCGGTGTTTTCCGGAAATCGGAGGCAGCCTTTACCCCCTTACTGAATTTCAACGATATCAAATCGGGAAACCGTACAGCCAATAAGACTTCTTTCCAGATGGGAACGCTGGGGGCAGTTTTCTCTCTGTATACGCCCGACTTCAATTGGCGGGGTTTTAATTTCGGTATCAATTATACCAATTTGAGCAACTACAACCGCCAGATGGATATCGCCGTACTCAATTCCTCAACTTCCCAGCTCAATGCCTATGCTCTACAGGCGGACAATATCCAGCCGAAAGATCTGAATCCGTTTACACTGGGACAGGCGTATGAAACATTCCTGATCAATCCGAATGACCAATTGTACTATTCTCCGGCCGTCGGAGAAGGGGAATTAGTCAATCAATACAAATTGCTCAAAGAAGACGGATATCAGGGTGAGTATGCTTTTTCTTTCGGCACGAACTACAAGGACAAACTGTATTTGGGAATGACTATCGGCTTGCAAACGACCTATTTCAAAACCCGCAGCCAATACACTGAACTCGGTGAAGAAAATGCCCCGTCCGGCTTTGATTCATACGACTTCTTTGAAAATGTCCGGATCAACGGTGTAGGTACCAACCTGAAATTCGGAGCCATTTACCGTCCGATTCCGGAACTCCGTATCGGTGCCGCTATTCATACGCCCACGTGGTATAACATGAATTATCGCCGGGAAACATATATTGACGCTTACTACTGGACTCCCGAAGACCCGAATACCGGGCGGGAATCACAAATCAGCCAATCCCAGGGATACTACGACAAATACGATTTCGATATGAGAACTCCCTGGCGGGCCATCTTAAGTATTGCAACGGTATTGAACCAAAAAGCGATCATCAGCGCAGACTACGAATATGTGGATTACGGTTCGGCCAAATACACAGCAGGCCCCTACAGCCGTTTTTACGACGAAACCAACGCCGCAATCAAGAGTACCTATACGGCAGCTCATAATTTCCGGGTCGGAGCCGAATACCGTTTTAACAGCCAATTCAGCTTGCGGGCCGGCTATAATTATATGGGAAGTCCGTACAAACGCAAAGAATACAGTTTTGTAAATTCTATTCCGGGCGGTGATAAAATCCAAACGGTTTCAGGCGGTATCGGTCTGAATTTCGGTCAGTTCTATTGTGACGCCGCATACAGCTACCGGTTTGCAAAAGACGAAACCATCTTCTATTACACGGAAACCCAGATCGACAACCTCATTCATACGGTAATGGCAGAGCCCGTATCCAACAAATACCACGAACACCAGGCACGGATTACGGTGGGAGTAAGATTCTAAAATAATTTTTGATTTACGATTTTTGATTAAACACACCAAGTCAACAATTAAAGAGATTTCAAATTCCATACATAAATATGTAATTTTTCATCCAAGTGTGACAGAATCAAAAATCGTAAATCTAAAATCAAAAATAAATTAGCTGTTTAAAAGTCTGCGAATCTTTACGCTTTTTATAAAAGATATCCCTTTGAAAATATTACTTTTGTACCTTCAAAAGTAATATTTTTTTATGGGTAAAAAATTCTATATCGAAACCTACGGCTGCCAAATGAATGTCGCTGATAGTGAAGTTGTCGCAGCCATTTTAACAGCTAAAGGCTTTGAACACACCAAAGATAAAAACGAAGCGGATATCATTCTGGTAAATACCTGCTCTGTCCGCGAAAATGCAGAGCAACGGGTACGGGGACGCGTACAAGGGTTTTCTGAAATCCGCAAAAGAAATCCCCATCTACTCGTAGGAATTATGGGGTGTATGGCAGAACGTCTGGGAGAAAATCTATTCGAACAGGAAAAAAACGTCAATATCGTCGTCGGACCCGACGCTTACATGGACCTGCCTTTATTGATTGAAAAGGCCGCCAAAGGAGAAAAGGCTATCAACATCGAGCTTTCGGAAACCGAAACGTACAAAGACATTTGCCCTTCCCGTATCGACGAAACGACGATTTCAGGTTTTGTATCCATCATGCGCGGATGCAACAACTTCTGTACCTACTGCATCGTACCGTACACGCGGGGACGCGAGCGCAGCCGCAGTCCGCACAGTATCGTAGCGGAAGTGATCGACCTGCAGAGACGCGGATTCAAAGAAGTGACCCTATTGGGACAGAACGTCAACTCCTACCGTTACAAAGACGAAACCTCCGACATAAATTTTCCGGCATTACTGGAAACGGTAGCCCGTACCGTGCCTCAAATGCGGATCCGGTTTGCTACCTCCCACCCTAAAGATATGAGCGATGCCACACTGGAAACCATCGCCCGTTACCCGAATATATGCAAAGCCATCCACTTACCCGTACAATCGGGAAGTAATTCGGTACTCAAAGACATGAACCGGAAATACACCCGTGAATGGTATTTGGACCGGATTGCCGCCATCCGCCGTATCATCCCCGAATGCGGCATCTCGACAGACGTATTTGTCGGTTTCCATAACGAAAGTGAAGCAGATTTTCAGCAGACGCTGGAACTGATGCAACAAGTCGGATTCGATCTGGCTTATATGTTTAAATATTCCGAGCGTCCTGGCACAATGGCTTCCAAACGTTTACCTGATAATGTCGATGAAGAAACCAAAGGGAGACGCCTCCAGCAATTGATCGATCTGCAAACAGGCTGGTCTCTGGAAAGTAACCGCCGGGATATCGGAAAAACGTTCGAAGTACTGGTAGAAGGGATTTCGAAAAAAAGTCCGGACGAAATGTTCGGGCGCAGCAGTCAGAACAAAGTGATCGTATTCCCTTGCAAAACAGCCAAAGCCGGCGATCTTATCCAGGTAAAGGTGAAAGACTGTACTTCGGCGACTTTAATAGGAGAAGCCGTCGGTTGATTTTTGATTGAATGAATCTGTCAACAAATCAGTTTACCCAATAATTTAAAATTCATTACAATCGATGGAAAACAGAAAATTACAAAACGAAGAACTTCACCGGATCAGCACCGAAGAATTTAAGTCGGTAGAAAAACTGCCCATCGTTATCGTTCTGGACAATATCCGCAGTCTGAATAATGTCGGTTCCGTATTCCGGACGTCAGATGCGTTCCGGCTCTCTAAAATATACCTTTGCGGCATAACAGCCACCCCGCCCAACCGGGAAATCCATAAAACAGCTTTAGGAGCAGAAGAATCGGTGGCATGGGAATACAGTAAAGATACATTACCTGTCATCCATCGTTTAGAGGCCGACGGCTATAAAGTGTTCTCGGTAGAACAGGCCGAGAACAGCCTGTCACTGGAAAAGGTGACACTTCCCACCGATGGAAAATACGCACTGGTTTTCGGCAATGAAGTGAAAGGGGTACAACAGGAAGTCATCGATCATTCTGCCGGTTGCATCGAAATTCCCCAATTCGGGACAAAACATTCATTCAACATTTCCGTCAGTGTAGGCATCGTACTGTGGCAGGTCGTCCGTCCGTGGCTAAACCGTTTCTGATCTTCAAAACACGGATCAGAAACGGGCAAACTGATGTATACAGTTGAACAGTTTCACAGCTTCTACAGCTTCTTTTACATCATGTACCCGCAACAATTGAGCCCCTTTCATCAGTGACACCGTATTCAACACCGTCGTGCCGTTTAATGCCTCCGCCGGCGTAATGTCCAAAGTCTTCCAGATCATACCCTTTCTGGAAATTCCGGAAAGTACCGGATAACCCAATTCCTGAAAAGTATCCAATGCTTCCATCAATTGGAAATTATGTTCAGCCGTTTTTCCAAATCCGAACCCCGGATCCAGGATCAGGTTATCGAATCCCAACTCATTCAGACGGGTAATCCGTTCCTTAAAAAAGAGCTTTACCTCCTCCACGACATTTTCGTACACCGGATTCCGTTGCATTGTCCGGGGAATGCCCTGTATATGCATCAGAATATAAGGCACTTTCATCCGGGCTACCGTTTCAAACATCCGGCTGTCCATCGTTCCTCCGGAAATATCGTTGACAATGACCGGGCCCAGGCAAGTATTAATTTCTTCCGCTATTTTCGCCCGGTAAGTATCTATCGAAACAAGCATATTCGGATAATATTTCCGGATCAGCTCGACAGCCGGTTCCAGCCGGGCCATTTCCTCTTTCTCGTCAACCCCGGCAGCCCCCGGACGGGTAGAACAAGCTCCGACATCAATGATATCCGCTCCCTCCTCCACAATCTGCCGGATACGTTCAATGACCTTCGTTTCACTAAGATACTTACCCCCATCGTAAAAGGAATCGGGAGTCACATTCAAAATTCCCATCACCCGGGGACGGGATAAATCGAGCACTTGCCTTTCTATTACCGGAAACTTTATCATGATTGCTAAAAATTGAAAATTGAAAATTGAAATATTATCAATTCTATTTATTAATTTTACACCTCAAAATAACAACGAGTTTTTTACATTTCATAATGTAAACCGAAAATTATGGTGGATACTTCACAAGAATATGACAGCGTAATAAATATATGCCGTGATATTTTTACAAAAAAAATGCACGACTACGGCACAGCTTGGCGGATATTACGCACAACATCAATTACAGATCAGATATTTATCAAAGCCAACCGCATACGTTGCATAGAAGAAAAAGGCGTATGCAAAGTACATGAAGGTATTGTGCCGGAATTCATCGGCATCATCAATTATGCCATCATGGGACTTATCCAGTTGGAACTCGGCCCGGGAGAAGATACTCCTCCTGAAAAAATAACCGCACGATACGATGAATATTTTCAAAGCGCCAAACGTCTGATGTTAGACAAAAATCACGATTACGACGAAGCATGGCGAAGTATGCGTATCAGTTCCTATACCGATCTCATTCTGATGAAGATCAAACGGACCAAGCAAATCGAGGACAATCAAGGCGATACCCTGATATCGGAAGGTATAGATGCCAATTACTACGACATGGTCAATTATGCCGTCTTTGCCCTGATCCGCTTATGTGTCGAGAACAAACAATAAAAACAGAAACGATTTATATATTTTTATAAACTCCAAAGTACAATGAAATTTTTACTGAATATCTGCAGGATTCTTATCGGACTAGTGTTTATTTTCTCCGGCTTTGTAAAAGGGATAGATCCGTTGGGATCCGATTACAAATTCACCGACTACTTCAACGCTTTCGGAATGAGCTGGATGAATTTTTCCGCATTATTCTTTTCTTTCTTGCTTTCCATGGCAGAATTCATTATCGGTATTTGCTTATTTTTAAATATCAAAACAAAATTAGCCTCCTGGGGAGCCCTTCTTTTCATGGCAGTCTTCACTCCCCTGACGTTGATCCTCGCAATCAAAAATCCGGTGACAGACTGCGGCTGTTTCGGAGATGCCTTGGTCTTGACCAATTGGGAAACCTTTTTTAAAAATATCATCCTATTGGTTATGGTATTGCTGGTGTTTTTCAACCGCAATCGGTTCAAATCCATTTTCAACGTCCTGGAACAGAGTGTTATTCTGACGGGAAGTATTATATTTATGTTTTGCATAGAAATGTACAGCTATCGTCATCTGCCGATCCTGGACTTCCGCCCCTATGCCGTCGGAGCCAACATCACCGAAGGTATGACGATTCCGGAAGGAGCTCCTCACGACGAATACAGCACAACCTTAAAATACAAAAATAAAAATACAGGAGAGATTAAGGAATTTGATGAAAGCAACTTCCCCTGGCAAGACACATTGAATTGGGAATTTCACAGTTCCAGCCAAAAATTATTAAAGGAAGGCTATAAAGCCCCCATCCACGATTTTGTCATTGAACACCCCGAATACGGAGACATCACAGAAGAAGTGCTGAACGATGACGACTACACGTTCTTAGTCGTTTCTTACAAATTGAGCAAAGCCTCGGCAGAAGCACAGGATAAACTCAACAAGCTGGCAGCTTATGCCAGTGAGAACGGCTACCGCTTTTACGGCCTGACAGCTTCCAACGCCGACGAAATCACCGATTTTGTTCACAAATACAACGTCAACTACAGCTTCTGCGCTACAGATGAAATTCAATTAAAAACCGTGACCCGTTCCAATCCGGGCC
It encodes the following:
- a CDS encoding OmpP1/FadL family transporter, which translates into the protein MKKLYILSALLTMGTIASAQNYEEILRFSRFTTTGTARSAAMGGAFGALGGDLSTLSTNPAGIGVFRKSEAAFTPLLNFNDIKSGNRTANKTSFQMGTLGAVFSLYTPDFNWRGFNFGINYTNLSNYNRQMDIAVLNSSTSQLNAYALQADNIQPKDLNPFTLGQAYETFLINPNDQLYYSPAVGEGELVNQYKLLKEDGYQGEYAFSFGTNYKDKLYLGMTIGLQTTYFKTRSQYTELGEENAPSGFDSYDFFENVRINGVGTNLKFGAIYRPIPELRIGAAIHTPTWYNMNYRRETYIDAYYWTPEDPNTGRESQISQSQGYYDKYDFDMRTPWRAILSIATVLNQKAIISADYEYVDYGSAKYTAGPYSRFYDETNAAIKSTYTAAHNFRVGAEYRFNSQFSLRAGYNYMGSPYKRKEYSFVNSIPGGDKIQTVSGGIGLNFGQFYCDAAYSYRFAKDETIFYYTETQIDNLIHTVMAEPVSNKYHEHQARITVGVRF
- the miaB gene encoding tRNA (N6-isopentenyl adenosine(37)-C2)-methylthiotransferase MiaB; protein product: MGKKFYIETYGCQMNVADSEVVAAILTAKGFEHTKDKNEADIILVNTCSVRENAEQRVRGRVQGFSEIRKRNPHLLVGIMGCMAERLGENLFEQEKNVNIVVGPDAYMDLPLLIEKAAKGEKAINIELSETETYKDICPSRIDETTISGFVSIMRGCNNFCTYCIVPYTRGRERSRSPHSIVAEVIDLQRRGFKEVTLLGQNVNSYRYKDETSDINFPALLETVARTVPQMRIRFATSHPKDMSDATLETIARYPNICKAIHLPVQSGSNSVLKDMNRKYTREWYLDRIAAIRRIIPECGISTDVFVGFHNESEADFQQTLELMQQVGFDLAYMFKYSERPGTMASKRLPDNVDEETKGRRLQQLIDLQTGWSLESNRRDIGKTFEVLVEGISKKSPDEMFGRSSQNKVIVFPCKTAKAGDLIQVKVKDCTSATLIGEAVG
- a CDS encoding RNA methyltransferase, with translation MENRKLQNEELHRISTEEFKSVEKLPIVIVLDNIRSLNNVGSVFRTSDAFRLSKIYLCGITATPPNREIHKTALGAEESVAWEYSKDTLPVIHRLEADGYKVFSVEQAENSLSLEKVTLPTDGKYALVFGNEVKGVQQEVIDHSAGCIEIPQFGTKHSFNISVSVGIVLWQVVRPWLNRF
- the folP gene encoding dihydropteroate synthase encodes the protein MIKFPVIERQVLDLSRPRVMGILNVTPDSFYDGGKYLSETKVIERIRQIVEEGADIIDVGACSTRPGAAGVDEKEEMARLEPAVELIRKYYPNMLVSIDTYRAKIAEEINTCLGPVIVNDISGGTMDSRMFETVARMKVPYILMHIQGIPRTMQRNPVYENVVEEVKLFFKERITRLNELGFDNLILDPGFGFGKTAEHNFQLMEALDTFQELGYPVLSGISRKGMIWKTLDITPAEALNGTTVLNTVSLMKGAQLLRVHDVKEAVEAVKLFNCIHQFARF
- a CDS encoding DUF1599 domain-containing protein, translating into MVDTSQEYDSVINICRDIFTKKMHDYGTAWRILRTTSITDQIFIKANRIRCIEEKGVCKVHEGIVPEFIGIINYAIMGLIQLELGPGEDTPPEKITARYDEYFQSAKRLMLDKNHDYDEAWRSMRISSYTDLILMKIKRTKQIEDNQGDTLISEGIDANYYDMVNYAVFALIRLCVENKQ
- a CDS encoding BT_3928 family protein, encoding MKFLLNICRILIGLVFIFSGFVKGIDPLGSDYKFTDYFNAFGMSWMNFSALFFSFLLSMAEFIIGICLFLNIKTKLASWGALLFMAVFTPLTLILAIKNPVTDCGCFGDALVLTNWETFFKNIILLVMVLLVFFNRNRFKSIFNVLEQSVILTGSIIFMFCIEMYSYRHLPILDFRPYAVGANITEGMTIPEGAPHDEYSTTLKYKNKNTGEIKEFDESNFPWQDTLNWEFHSSSQKLLKEGYKAPIHDFVIEHPEYGDITEEVLNDDDYTFLVVSYKLSKASAEAQDKLNKLAAYASENGYRFYGLTASNADEITDFVHKYNVNYSFCATDEIQLKTVTRSNPGLVLLKKGTIIDKWGHRDIPDADELKGKDPLSFCLLEQQYITDRYVIYSLALLYMFLLAFYMIKKYKRLAK